A stretch of Novipirellula artificiosorum DNA encodes these proteins:
- a CDS encoding aldose epimerase family protein — MNITTQPFGKTEVGREVTRYILTNSLGNSVSVMNWGASLLDVNVPDRDGNMANVNLMFPTLDRYLSGHPFLGSTVGRFCNRIGNASFTIDGKKYEVTKNSGKHHIHGGKKNFTYQFWEGESYQTDDAIGVRFTLVSPDGQEGYPGTVSVTTDYGWNDNNELTIAFTATTDAKTHVNLTNHSYWNLGGVGTGTAMDHVATLHADKILDVDEDKIPGGKFRDVEGTPWDFRSPMSFASRIDQLSATGGYDDCYAIQGEIGTLRPAARVVDPDSGRVLEIETTQPGVQLYTANYLPGNERSAGAGGHDAFCLETQHFQNAPNVPTFPTTLLKPGETLNEVTVHRFSVE, encoded by the coding sequence ATGAACATTACCACCCAACCCTTTGGCAAAACCGAAGTGGGCCGCGAAGTCACTCGGTACATTCTGACCAACTCGCTCGGCAACAGCGTCTCGGTGATGAATTGGGGGGCGAGCCTGTTGGATGTCAACGTGCCCGATCGCGATGGAAACATGGCAAATGTCAACTTGATGTTCCCTACGCTTGATCGCTATCTCAGCGGTCACCCGTTTCTTGGAAGCACCGTGGGGCGGTTTTGCAATCGGATCGGCAATGCGTCGTTCACGATTGACGGCAAAAAGTACGAAGTGACCAAAAATAGCGGCAAACATCACATTCATGGCGGAAAAAAGAACTTTACCTATCAGTTTTGGGAAGGTGAAAGCTACCAGACCGACGATGCAATCGGCGTACGGTTTACGCTAGTGAGCCCCGATGGCCAAGAAGGCTATCCGGGGACCGTGTCGGTGACGACCGACTATGGCTGGAACGACAACAACGAATTGACCATCGCTTTCACCGCCACGACCGACGCCAAGACTCATGTGAATTTGACGAACCACAGTTACTGGAACCTGGGCGGTGTCGGCACCGGAACGGCGATGGATCACGTCGCGACCCTTCACGCTGACAAGATTCTCGATGTTGACGAAGACAAAATTCCCGGCGGGAAGTTCCGAGACGTCGAGGGCACCCCCTGGGACTTTCGCAGCCCGATGTCGTTTGCTTCTCGAATCGACCAGCTGTCGGCGACGGGCGGGTACGACGACTGCTACGCAATCCAAGGTGAGATTGGAACGCTCCGACCCGCCGCACGCGTGGTCGATCCTGATTCGGGCCGCGTGTTAGAAATCGAAACCACCCAGCCTGGCGTCCAGCTTTATACGGCAAACTATTTGCCAGGCAACGAACGATCCGCTGGTGCAGGCGGCCACGACGCGTTTTGCTTAGAGACGCAGCATTTTCAAAATGCACCGAACGTTCCCACTTTTCCCACGACCCTGTTGAAGCCAGGTGAAACATTGAACGAAGTGACCGTGCACCGTTTCTCGGTCGAGTGA
- a CDS encoding tRNA dihydrouridine synthase gives MQPSPTRSLEIGTVSIGFPVVQAALSGYSDLPMRVIARRHQASYTVCEVMLDQFLLALSKRQKTKHFLDIHPDESPVGGQLMGAEPEQFSAGAMKLVEAGFNIIDVNFGCPVKKVLGRCRGGFHLSQPSVAIEILRRTRDVVPDSIPVTVKMRRGMDDSSESRDAFFEILDGARDAGLAAATIHGRTVQQRYVGPSRWGFLAEVKQHVGDSIKILGSGDLFSAEDCGRMIEQTGVDGVTVARGAIGNPWIFAQASALAAGKPLPPPPTLGEQAEVMREHFSLCEQTYTVDRAPLLMRKFFIKYSQSHPEHEVVRLDFAHLRTRAEFETVIKRHYQADRAGRYVPRHYYRSQAEE, from the coding sequence ATGCAACCATCGCCAACCCGCTCGCTCGAAATCGGCACTGTGTCGATCGGATTTCCGGTCGTCCAGGCTGCGCTATCGGGATACAGCGACCTGCCGATGCGGGTCATTGCGCGTCGCCATCAGGCTAGCTACACGGTTTGCGAGGTCATGCTCGACCAGTTCTTGCTGGCGCTGAGCAAACGCCAAAAGACGAAGCACTTTCTCGATATCCACCCCGATGAGTCGCCGGTGGGGGGGCAATTGATGGGGGCAGAGCCGGAGCAGTTTTCCGCTGGCGCGATGAAATTGGTCGAAGCGGGATTCAACATTATCGACGTCAATTTTGGCTGTCCTGTTAAAAAGGTGCTCGGCCGATGTCGCGGTGGCTTCCACTTGTCACAGCCCTCTGTTGCCATTGAAATCTTGCGGCGAACCCGTGATGTGGTACCCGATTCCATTCCCGTAACCGTCAAAATGCGCCGTGGAATGGATGATTCGTCGGAGTCCCGGGACGCATTTTTCGAGATTCTCGATGGAGCCCGGGATGCGGGACTGGCGGCAGCGACCATCCACGGACGAACCGTCCAACAACGTTATGTCGGCCCGAGCCGGTGGGGCTTTCTTGCCGAGGTGAAGCAGCATGTTGGCGATTCGATCAAGATCCTAGGCAGTGGCGATTTGTTTTCGGCCGAGGATTGCGGGCGGATGATCGAACAAACCGGTGTGGACGGCGTGACGGTCGCTCGCGGCGCAATCGGCAATCCGTGGATCTTTGCCCAAGCCTCCGCACTTGCGGCTGGCAAGCCGTTGCCGCCACCACCGACGCTTGGTGAACAAGCCGAAGTGATGCGCGAGCATTTTTCCTTGTGCGAACAAACCTACACCGTGGATCGTGCTCCGCTGTTGATGCGAAAGTTCTTTATCAAATACTCTCAAAGCCATCCGGAACACGAGGTGGTCAGGTTGGATTTCGCCCATTTGCGGACGCGAGCCGAATTCGAAACCGTGATCAAGCGGCACTACCAAGCCGATCGAGCTGGCCGCTATGTACCAAGGCATTACTACCGATCGCAGGCGGAAGAATAG
- the amrS gene encoding AmmeMemoRadiSam system radical SAM enzyme, whose amino-acid sequence MITGLPQVSNPSFADYPGRYWTSQSDGRIHCRLCPRECRLKPGDRGFCFVRVNRDGQMVLDTYGRSTGFCIDPIEKKPLNHFYPGTPVLSFGTAGCNLGCKFCQNWDSSKSREVDRASAAASPDEIAAAAAEHGCRSVAFTYNDPVIWAEYAIDTAVSCHALGLKTVAVTAGYITPEARGDFYEVMDAANIDLKGFSEAFYYRLTGAHLDPVLDTIRYVCRETDCWVELTNLIIPHANDSLDELRQMCDWILENVGDSVPIHFTAFHPDYRLNDRPRTSLETLVRAYDLARQTGLKYVYVGNVHDVQRQSTSCPSCGEMLIRRDWHQIESYTLDQNRCGKCQFTIAGFFDDRPGSWGQRRLPIQINRIVNLTDQLEPEDQGMETKANETASAPSDDLFFTTDERIRIHRVACRLVTAAVFNETIDVRDDLGDLADRPIAGIFVTLRRGETLRGCCGSLGSQVPLGHAIVEAANRTAKHDPRMAPIAAVELPHLTVSFSILGPSRPIGAKGAARADAIEIGKQGLRIRMGKQAGLLLPVVATERNWNAEQFLDAVCTKAGLPPASWQSRDARIDVFDGIEFGGPYINEEDRPCQDASVLNPTEVQRLADWVEANLVALHTGATPCYYASDVNDVSVLGIVLEVVHKQWPKSKSWTQFSLRDLLPLQSTLFQMTQNAARSLVAEATDDGWHVRLAILSSAIHHGTDSQCELSEIDCKRRALVALENRRWSICYDTSTDAVTLLQTTLAAEPFRKGVTQVYSVVCDSNASAIAASQGPKAIPTISSRPAAVAGTFYAASDKDREQQVDEIIEGFDSVEKRPVAAAMVPHAGLRYSGRIAAEVWRRVELPETVLIIGPKHTADGVDWAVAPHDQWQLSDSASLRGDVELAQRIADGVSGMALDAAAHRREHGIEVQLPLLYRFAPQTKVAAIAMSGGSIQELTDAASELANCLQSMSKLPLLVISSDMNHFADDTENRRRDRMALDPLQRLDPEGLLKVCAEHNISMCGQIPAALVLLTLKAMKVQARYTEIAYATSADVSGDKSRVVGYAGVLFE is encoded by the coding sequence ATGATCACGGGCTTACCTCAGGTTTCGAATCCCTCGTTCGCGGACTACCCCGGTCGCTACTGGACGTCTCAGTCGGATGGACGCATTCACTGCAGGCTGTGTCCTCGCGAATGTCGCTTGAAGCCCGGGGACCGCGGTTTCTGTTTTGTGCGAGTCAATCGCGATGGCCAAATGGTTCTCGACACCTATGGTCGGAGCACTGGGTTTTGTATCGATCCGATCGAAAAGAAGCCACTGAATCATTTCTATCCGGGAACTCCGGTGTTAAGCTTCGGCACGGCCGGGTGCAACCTCGGATGCAAGTTCTGCCAAAACTGGGATTCTTCGAAAAGCCGAGAAGTCGATCGGGCGAGTGCGGCTGCATCGCCAGACGAAATCGCTGCCGCTGCTGCGGAACACGGATGTCGCAGCGTCGCGTTTACGTACAATGATCCCGTCATTTGGGCGGAGTATGCCATCGATACCGCCGTGTCGTGCCATGCCCTGGGTCTGAAAACGGTTGCCGTCACGGCGGGATACATCACACCCGAGGCTCGTGGCGATTTTTACGAGGTCATGGACGCAGCCAATATCGATTTAAAAGGCTTCAGCGAAGCGTTCTACTATCGGCTCACCGGCGCACACCTGGATCCCGTTCTTGATACGATCCGCTATGTTTGCCGCGAGACCGATTGTTGGGTCGAATTGACGAACTTGATCATTCCCCACGCAAACGATTCGTTGGATGAATTGCGGCAGATGTGCGATTGGATTTTGGAGAATGTGGGTGACAGCGTTCCCATTCACTTTACGGCGTTCCATCCTGATTATCGACTGAACGATCGGCCACGGACATCGCTAGAGACATTGGTCAGGGCATACGACTTGGCTCGACAAACGGGACTCAAGTACGTTTATGTCGGTAACGTTCATGACGTCCAGCGGCAAAGCACCTCGTGTCCGTCGTGTGGCGAAATGCTGATTCGCCGTGATTGGCACCAAATCGAAAGCTACACGCTGGACCAGAACCGATGCGGGAAGTGCCAGTTCACGATCGCCGGCTTCTTCGACGACCGGCCTGGATCATGGGGCCAGCGTCGTTTACCGATCCAAATCAACCGCATCGTCAATCTTACCGACCAACTCGAGCCCGAGGATCAAGGCATGGAGACCAAAGCGAACGAAACGGCTTCGGCACCAAGCGACGATTTGTTCTTCACCACCGATGAACGGATCCGGATCCACCGGGTCGCATGTCGGTTGGTCACTGCTGCGGTTTTTAACGAGACCATTGATGTTCGCGACGATCTTGGCGATTTGGCAGATCGGCCGATTGCAGGCATCTTTGTGACGCTTCGTCGCGGCGAGACGTTGCGAGGATGCTGTGGTTCGCTGGGATCCCAAGTGCCACTCGGCCATGCCATCGTCGAGGCTGCAAACCGTACCGCAAAACACGACCCCCGAATGGCCCCGATCGCGGCGGTCGAATTACCTCACTTGACCGTTTCATTTTCGATTCTGGGTCCGTCACGACCGATTGGTGCGAAAGGCGCAGCACGCGCCGATGCGATTGAGATTGGTAAACAGGGGCTGCGAATTCGCATGGGCAAGCAAGCGGGTTTATTGTTGCCCGTGGTTGCAACCGAACGCAACTGGAATGCGGAGCAATTCCTAGACGCCGTTTGCACGAAAGCCGGATTACCGCCAGCGAGTTGGCAGAGTCGTGACGCAAGGATTGACGTCTTCGATGGAATCGAGTTTGGCGGTCCTTACATCAACGAGGAGGATCGCCCGTGCCAAGACGCTTCTGTTCTCAATCCAACCGAAGTGCAACGTTTAGCGGATTGGGTCGAAGCGAATTTGGTCGCACTGCATACCGGAGCGACTCCATGCTACTATGCCAGTGATGTCAACGACGTTTCGGTGCTCGGAATCGTTTTGGAAGTGGTTCACAAACAGTGGCCAAAATCGAAGAGTTGGACGCAGTTTTCCCTGAGGGACCTCCTTCCGCTTCAATCAACGCTTTTCCAAATGACTCAAAACGCTGCACGATCGCTGGTGGCGGAAGCGACCGATGATGGTTGGCACGTTCGATTGGCGATTCTGAGTTCCGCCATTCATCATGGCACCGATTCGCAGTGCGAGCTGTCGGAAATCGACTGTAAACGACGGGCGCTTGTGGCTCTGGAAAATCGTCGCTGGTCGATCTGCTACGATACGTCGACCGATGCTGTCACGTTGTTACAGACGACGTTGGCGGCCGAACCGTTCCGCAAGGGCGTCACTCAAGTCTACTCGGTCGTTTGTGACTCGAATGCTTCCGCGATTGCAGCATCCCAGGGTCCCAAAGCGATCCCAACCATTAGCTCGCGTCCTGCGGCGGTCGCCGGTACTTTCTATGCCGCATCGGATAAGGATCGTGAACAACAGGTTGACGAAATCATCGAGGGTTTCGATTCCGTCGAGAAGCGTCCCGTCGCCGCCGCGATGGTGCCTCATGCGGGACTCCGCTACTCCGGTCGCATTGCAGCCGAGGTGTGGCGGAGAGTCGAGTTGCCCGAGACCGTCTTGATCATCGGACCGAAACACACTGCCGACGGGGTTGATTGGGCGGTTGCCCCGCATGACCAATGGCAATTGTCGGACTCCGCATCGCTGAGAGGTGACGTTGAGTTAGCGCAACGGATCGCCGATGGCGTTTCCGGCATGGCACTCGATGCTGCCGCACACCGCCGAGAACATGGAATCGAAGTCCAATTGCCGCTGTTGTATCGCTTTGCCCCGCAAACGAAGGTGGCTGCAATCGCGATGTCCGGCGGTTCGATCCAAGAATTGACGGATGCGGCATCCGAGTTGGCGAATTGTTTGCAATCCATGAGCAAGCTTCCCTTGCTGGTCATTAGCAGTGACATGAACCATTTTGCCGACGATACCGAGAACCGACGGCGTGATCGAATGGCACTCGACCCATTGCAACGGCTCGATCCCGAGGGGCTGCTCAAGGTATGTGCCGAGCACAATATCAGCATGTGCGGCCAAATCCCGGCTGCATTGGTGTTGTTGACCTTAAAAGCCATGAAGGTACAAGCGAGGTACACGGAGATCGCTTATGCGACTTCGGCCGATGTCTCTGGCGACAAGAGTCGTGTTGTCGGATATGCGGGCGTGCTGTTCGAATAA
- a CDS encoding DUF6384 family protein, translated as MPNLAQAQQPAPKKSKSISDIELPGQNLTLEETLRVMDVARELRDRRETAEEMFRRDDIRSGLREKLMRTAQITGDKVTEVEMDAAIDQYLATVHTYQDPQPGFKNVLAHLWVWRDRIAIAAGTLAVAAGGLWFLFG; from the coding sequence ATGCCAAACCTTGCCCAAGCCCAGCAACCCGCACCCAAAAAATCGAAATCGATCTCCGACATCGAACTGCCAGGGCAAAACCTGACGCTTGAGGAAACGCTGCGGGTGATGGACGTCGCTCGCGAGCTCCGCGATCGACGCGAAACGGCCGAAGAGATGTTTCGCCGCGATGATATCCGATCGGGGCTTCGCGAGAAATTGATGCGGACCGCACAAATCACGGGCGATAAAGTAACGGAGGTGGAAATGGATGCCGCCATCGACCAATACCTGGCCACCGTCCACACTTACCAGGATCCGCAACCAGGATTCAAAAACGTCTTAGCTCACTTGTGGGTTTGGCGAGATCGGATCGCCATCGCAGCCGGGACGCTTGCGGTCGCCGCCGGTGGTTTGTGGTTTCTTTTCGGTTAA
- a CDS encoding cell surface protein translates to MSDQAQASASQPSRTVTKTAMEVAAERDTNSMREYLDRALVVLKKFGVQTGNEAPQELISLLEEVRYLDEGKVVAIADVIKHMSSFNALVRENVESIQIGNRYMDISQMFDSVREDSKRLISQLDDGKISGTEKVSNWWMKIRRGTPNDRFEKIVEVYSDVAKDTKEALRREDAIMEAYIDFRFALKEAEVLSRELQDKHGPIFQDAKDGLASAQKALDEYTGTDEGGKSKLELARDEARFKFEKEDETYQLLKDIAENLEIGYDVGETLITKLKQTHDVKERVYRRAVTFFTTNEHVFTILGTVYTSQHGLHEVTQATEAMKDGVNKGLEDVATLGRSLERAALKAGYGSTIDPESVQKLVDAISGFQIESLEMIADLRRESEESTRAIRKSVEEGKKKYQDTLARHARGESVRP, encoded by the coding sequence ATGTCCGACCAAGCTCAAGCGTCTGCATCGCAGCCAAGCCGAACCGTCACCAAAACCGCCATGGAAGTCGCGGCGGAACGCGACACGAATTCCATGCGAGAGTACCTTGATCGCGCTTTGGTGGTCCTGAAGAAATTTGGTGTCCAGACCGGAAATGAGGCCCCCCAAGAACTGATCTCGCTGCTCGAGGAAGTCCGATACCTTGATGAAGGTAAAGTGGTCGCAATCGCCGATGTGATCAAACACATGAGCTCCTTCAACGCGTTGGTGCGTGAGAACGTCGAGAGTATCCAGATTGGCAACCGATACATGGACATTTCGCAAATGTTCGATTCGGTTCGAGAAGACAGTAAACGACTGATCTCGCAACTGGATGACGGTAAGATTAGCGGCACCGAGAAAGTATCCAATTGGTGGATGAAGATTCGTCGCGGCACACCCAATGATCGCTTTGAGAAAATCGTCGAGGTCTACAGCGATGTTGCCAAGGACACCAAAGAAGCGCTCCGCCGTGAAGACGCGATCATGGAAGCGTACATCGATTTCCGTTTTGCGTTGAAGGAAGCCGAAGTGCTGTCGCGAGAGTTGCAAGACAAGCACGGTCCGATCTTCCAAGATGCTAAAGATGGCTTGGCCAGTGCCCAGAAGGCGCTGGATGAGTACACGGGCACCGACGAAGGTGGCAAAAGCAAGCTGGAACTCGCTCGCGATGAAGCCCGCTTCAAGTTCGAAAAAGAAGACGAGACCTATCAGTTGTTGAAGGATATCGCCGAGAATTTGGAGATTGGTTACGACGTAGGCGAAACGCTGATCACGAAATTAAAACAAACCCACGATGTTAAGGAACGCGTCTATCGCCGTGCTGTAACGTTCTTTACGACTAACGAACATGTCTTTACGATTCTTGGAACGGTTTACACCAGCCAACATGGGTTGCACGAAGTCACGCAAGCGACCGAGGCGATGAAAGATGGCGTGAACAAGGGGCTTGAGGATGTCGCTACGCTTGGCCGGTCCCTCGAACGCGCTGCATTGAAGGCTGGCTACGGCAGCACCATCGACCCCGAATCGGTTCAAAAACTGGTCGATGCGATTAGCGGATTCCAAATCGAATCACTGGAAATGATCGCCGACTTGCGCCGGGAAAGCGAAGAGAGCACGAGGGCGATCCGCAAGAGCGTTGAAGAGGGCAAGAAAAAGTACCAAGACACACTCGCCCGGCACGCTCGTGGCGAATCGGTCAGGCCCTAG
- a CDS encoding HEAT repeat domain-containing protein, producing MQNDTDTLTSLLGPSADPVAAGWRLREIAEGGQHDGADLIAELCNQIGSPSSPGPLHNSDPAILGGLLHLIHTLMLRRAGETLGKSLHELNPQWIERLYPALPPLTPNRHLLLQLLAMIRSRESLSILMDLMIQSPPSKWLDAAFALSPLMQHADWQINWVFPKVMQCLQHPSLAAPVLDLGNYLVRARKVQPHPAAEQVAMLNHLLGEVSGRLGHFEANPRAFGDDVETVQATLGEAVALAVSLCDALGLIGDASSIGKLNQTIELKHRRVQCEAAGALAMLGDDMGKKRLLELTADPAARLRAIQYADELGLGESVEPEMRLEAATAEAEMSLWLTQPQQMGVPPTGVEVIETRRMMWPSFTERMDVHLVRFEYNFGDKQYSNVGITGPVVFAMSADVADLPVDDIYAIYAGWHAEHEEIFAVPASQFNEAQHRAMGLYVKHLDQLGYEEIKPELLGFFLDEQAGVLSAKRDGTECVVVTDALETIDQPIAGRVRPLRPGDLFNLYKGRKMLRTFNPPSNIE from the coding sequence TTGCAAAACGATACCGACACACTCACTTCCCTGCTTGGACCTTCTGCGGATCCGGTGGCCGCAGGATGGCGCCTGCGAGAAATCGCTGAGGGTGGGCAACACGACGGAGCGGATCTGATTGCGGAGTTGTGCAACCAGATCGGATCGCCAAGTTCGCCCGGTCCACTTCATAACAGCGATCCTGCGATTCTCGGCGGATTGTTGCATCTAATTCATACGCTGATGCTGAGGCGGGCTGGAGAAACGCTCGGAAAATCGCTGCATGAATTGAACCCGCAATGGATCGAGCGTCTCTACCCGGCGCTGCCGCCGTTGACGCCGAATCGGCATTTGCTGCTGCAGCTGTTGGCCATGATTCGGTCACGGGAATCCTTGTCGATTCTGATGGATTTGATGATTCAATCGCCACCGAGCAAATGGCTCGATGCCGCGTTTGCGCTGAGTCCGTTGATGCAGCACGCCGATTGGCAAATCAATTGGGTGTTCCCCAAAGTGATGCAATGTCTGCAGCATCCCTCCTTGGCAGCTCCGGTGTTGGATCTCGGCAACTATTTGGTGCGAGCTCGCAAGGTCCAGCCGCATCCGGCCGCAGAGCAGGTGGCCATGCTGAATCATTTGCTCGGTGAAGTGAGCGGACGGTTGGGCCATTTTGAGGCGAACCCCAGGGCGTTTGGTGACGATGTCGAAACGGTCCAAGCGACCCTGGGTGAAGCGGTTGCATTGGCGGTTTCGCTCTGCGATGCATTGGGGCTGATCGGTGACGCTTCATCGATTGGAAAGTTAAACCAAACCATTGAGTTGAAGCATCGTCGCGTTCAATGCGAGGCAGCGGGTGCGTTAGCGATGCTCGGCGATGACATGGGTAAAAAGCGATTGTTGGAATTGACGGCGGACCCCGCTGCGCGATTGCGGGCGATCCAATATGCCGACGAACTTGGATTGGGTGAAAGCGTTGAACCAGAAATGCGATTGGAAGCCGCGACGGCGGAAGCCGAAATGTCACTCTGGTTGACTCAGCCTCAACAAATGGGGGTGCCACCAACGGGGGTGGAAGTGATTGAGACGCGTCGAATGATGTGGCCCAGTTTCACAGAACGAATGGATGTACATTTGGTTCGATTCGAATACAACTTCGGTGACAAACAATACAGCAACGTTGGAATTACCGGCCCCGTCGTGTTTGCGATGTCGGCGGACGTGGCCGACTTGCCGGTGGACGACATCTACGCGATCTACGCCGGTTGGCATGCCGAGCATGAAGAGATCTTCGCGGTCCCCGCGTCCCAATTCAATGAGGCTCAGCATCGAGCCATGGGGCTCTACGTCAAACATCTCGATCAATTGGGATACGAAGAGATCAAACCCGAATTGCTTGGGTTTTTCTTGGACGAGCAAGCGGGGGTCTTGTCCGCAAAGCGAGACGGAACCGAGTGTGTGGTCGTGACCGATGCATTGGAAACGATCGACCAGCCGATTGCGGGACGAGTTCGACCGCTCCGTCCCGGCGACCTGTTTAATCTCTACAAAGGGCGCAAGATGCTTCGGACGTTCAACCCGCCCAGTAATATCGAATAG